The Chryseobacterium oranimense genome contains the following window.
AACCATTCTCTGTTTTGGGAAACTCTTTCTCCCCAACCTAAATTGAATCCTGAAGGAAAACTGGCAGAAGCCATCAGCTCTACTTTTGGGGATCTGGAAGTTTTTAAAGCTGAAATGAAAAAAGCGGGCCTGGGACAATTCGGTTCGGGGTGGGTATGGTTATTGGTAAAATTCAGCGGATCGCTGGCTATTGCTTCTACTCCTAATCAGGATAACCCGATGATGGATATCCAGTCTGTCAACAGAGGTTTTCCTATCCTTGGAATCGATGTATGGGAGCATGCTTATTATCTGGCTTACCAGAATAAGAGAGCTGACTATCTTGACTCATTCTGGTCGGTTCTTGACTGGTCGATCATAGAAAGAAAATACG
Protein-coding sequences here:
- a CDS encoding superoxide dismutase, which codes for MSTFTLPQLPYAYDALEPFIDQETMTIHHQRHHQAYVDNLNAALNASDETSEDLDSILQRISEYSPAVRNNGGGHFNHSLFWETLSPQPKLNPEGKLAEAISSTFGDLEVFKAEMKKAGLGQFGSGWVWLLVKFSGSLAIASTPNQDNPMMDIQSVNRGFPILGIDVWEHAYYLAYQNKRADYLDSFWSVLDWSIIERKYEEALLKIK